Genomic DNA from Oryza sativa Japonica Group chromosome 5, ASM3414082v1:
aaactacggCCCCGTTTAGCACAGGTCTAGCTCCTAAGTTCAACTTAcatagagctggagctgtgccaaacaatACAGATTCTCCATTTTTTTAGAGCAGAGCTAGTAGAGCTGCTCCACAAATTTGTACTACGGAGGTGGAGCTAGATTGTTGCTGCTTCACAGCTGCACTCTATCCCAAAATACCCACTACCCTTTAAATTTTTCATGTAATTACGTGATATGCCATTGAACTACACCTTCCTATCCCCTCTCCTCgtgttctctctcctcctcatcttcctccccatcctcctcccGACGACAGCGGGCGGCGGTCTCGACAGGTGGCGgcccgggaggcggcggcagcagcggcggtgggcggtgggcggtggctaGGGCAGTAGGACGATGGCGTCGATAGGCGGCGCACGGCGTCGGCAGGCGATGCGCGGGCAGCTATGTCGATAGGCATGACCCGGGCGGTGGCGTTAACGGCAGGGAAACACACATGTTGTGGCAGCTCGCAGGCTGACCGGCAACGGCGGTGGTTGCTACGGTGGCGGCAAGGTGACGCTCTCCAGGTGTTCAACGAAATGGCTACAAGGCACGTGGTGGCATGGAGCTGATAAATCTAGCCAAACACTTTTTGTACCCACCTTAGCTACTATAGAAGCCAGCTCCCATTGAAGTTGGAGTTTAGAGTTAGGAGTTGAAgtttggagctctaccaaacaaggCCGTAATCTTTAGcattaaatttatcataaaactatagatttaatgtggaatatcataaaactacagatttagtaacaAAGTTACCACAAAACAACATATTCATTAATGCTGAGGATTTAGACCCcagaatatgtagttttgtgataattttattatactaatgttcttttctcttgaagatgaagatgaagattaagttttttacgtaaaacgatgttgtattaacgtatgattgattgagttttaattattacaaacttcaaaaatagatcaatatgatattttagagcaactttcatatagaaagttttcacacgaaacataccgtttaacagtttgaaaagcgtactacaaaaatcttaatcttcatccaactcttgttggagaaaagaaccgGACCAAATCTTAATCTACATAATCTGTAAGTTTGTGATACTTAGTCttaaacatatagttttatgataaatttattgATAAATCTATAGTTTGATACATCATTTTAAATCTATAGATTTACGATAATTTAAAGGttaatagtgaatcattagttaAGTTATGGAGAATGTCGCGCATTGACGAGAATAATCAGATACCCCACACATTGACTACCATTCTCTTGCGTATACCAGCAACATGTGGAACACGCATTCGCTCCGCAGGTCTGGCTCCGTATACTGTCGCCTTCTGATTGGGctgccctctctcctcctcgtgGCAACTGGCTCCAGGACTGGTGGGTTTCTTCTAGGGCTTGCTTATCTGAGCATCTCCGTGCCGGCTTCGACTCTATTGTACTCCTGGTAAGGATCAACTGCGCATAGTCTGAAATCAGAAATTCGTGACTTCAACTCAAAGTCACCGTTCAAAGATCTATTCTGCCACGGCCACCCCGCCCGTCTTCCCGGCCGTCCACCGCCAATCAACGGTGGTGGCACGGAAGTCGATGACAGCCGGGTCGACGGCGAAAGGACATGGATTTGGTCAGTGCTGTTCTTGATAAAATCCGGTGAAATATGCCACTGATGTAGCACATACACATCAATGGCAGCAGTGGACCTGCTGGTCCCTGCCAATTCACAAATACAAATTTGTTTCCTCTTCCTTTCAGCTTTCACACCCCAAGGGAGCTCCATTGGCTCAATGCACCTTAACTTGATTTCTTTGCAGCGTTCATGCAGGAAAGAAGGCAGAAACCAAACCATGTGATGTACTATTGCTTACGCAAGCTGTGATGTAGTCCGTCTCATCATAAATATTTCAAGAAATTTGATGATCCTAGAGAGAGAATCTCGAGTATCTAAATTTTTACATTAAAATTGTTTATACCTCAAGATACTTATTATTTGGATGTACCAAATTTTGCACTAGAAAATATGGTACTCCCTGATACTTGAGACTCCAGGATGGAAAAATTACCTAAATATCGAACGTATAGGACAAGATTTAGGTACAGTTTGAAACTTTCATCACTTGTTCTATATtagaataagtttataaaatttaaCAAGTTTATGACATTATTCATTCtatcattttccacattcatattgatactaatgaatctagacaatgtggaaaatactagaatgacttacattgtaaaacggagggagtactttttaaCGCAAATCTACATATaccattttcttttaaaaaaactaaatatttgACAAATTATTGATAGTTAAAGTTTCAAATATTGTCCCAAACATCTAATATTTATAATCGGAGAGAGTTCTTGTATAACAAGCTGTTTGATCTCAAAGAGCATTGGAGCGAGCTCAAATAGCTTTTCGAATCTGATCTTTTCCGACCAGCTTACCACTATTTCAGACATGATCAACCACAAATTTACCTGTACAAAACTATTCCAGGGAAAATAAGTTGGAAGTGATGCAGGTTAGCCAGGCATGTGGCTAGATCACACCTTGGCAAAGGAAAGGAGTATGCAATGGAGTCATAGCTATGGGTAGAGAATGACAGAAATAGGCCGACAGATAGTGAACTACCACCACAGTATATTTTCTCAACTTTTGGAAAATGGTGAGAAGGAACAtagtactttctccgtttcacaatataagtcattctagtatttcccacattcgtattgatgttaatgaatctagatagatagatatgtctagatttattaatatcaatatgaatgtgaaaaatattagaatgacttatattgtgaaacggagagagtagatgaCAATGCACTCATCAATCAGTCCATGAAATGACTACACAAAAATTGTATTATGCCAAAGCTATCCCAATCCATAAATGTTTCTAAATCTCTGAACCTAAATAATTCAACACAAAAACCTCCAGTTCAGAGGAGGATATAGCCAGAGAGGCACAGAGGATAGCAGGTGCAGGGTCATCAGGGCATCAGGCAAGCTGCAAAATTCTGTAACCAAGTTAGTACCAGCAGAGCAAGAAAAAGTTTGCAATCTCATTAGTAATTACTTACATGGAAATGGTAACTTGCCACCAGGATTCTGTTGAAGTAAACTTGATGGATGTAATGCTTGATGCGTCGACGCAAAAGTAAGAACCTCCCAAATCAATTGAGTCCTCTTTTCACAGGGCTCTAGTACAGCAAACTATGGGTCAAAGAAGACCAGAACTAGCTGCACACTGTTCATCAACTTGAGAAAAGTTTGAGCCATAACCATTGATTGGGACAAAATATAATCCGAATGATTCATCTGATGGGCTACAAATTAGACCTTTCTATGACTTTTAGTCTGACCAGACAAAATATTTCCACCCCTTCTTATAACGAAAAACGGTACACATGAATACATAGGTGGATAATTGCCATCATCTGTGTCTTGTCTCGGCTCCAAAACATGCTTCGCCCCGGGGCGGAGCTTCACCGGACCAGACCTTGAAATATACCTGACACCAGAAGAAATGTTAGAATTGTCGACGTCTATTTTTCTCGTCTTCCAAACAGTATCTCTTGACATGGTGTTTACAGAACTTGGGATCTCTGCAACTCCTCTGATTATCTGGTTTTGATCCTTTCTAAAATTTGTACCATCAGGAGGATGAACTAGTAAGTTTGCAGGATAGGGATTATGTTTCCAAGTTGAATTGGCACGGTAAACTGCTGACTGCTTGGCATGTGGTATGAAGGTAGGCAAGAATGTTGTAGCAGACAGTGAGTTTTGATCAGATCTTGTGTTGTATTTTCCTCCTTGAGGTGAAAATCCAGCAAGCGCATTTTGGCCACAGTGCAAATATGAAAAGTCCCTCAACCTATCTTCGCATTCGATTCCATTCCCAGAGAAAACATCAGCTTCCGGAAAACGACGCTTTAAATTATGCATTTTGTATCCAACATAATCATGGCTTGTGCTTGGGGCATCTACCTGTATATTGGAAAAACTTCGGGATTGCAGTGACAGAAACGGGTGACCTTGTCGTGGCAACTCTAAGAAAATATTAGTAGTATGATGGCAGCTGACAGAGGAGTTCACATGCACCTTTGCTGTCTCACCAATGCATTTGCCACCTGTTGTGGAAACTGTAAGATCTTTTCCCATCAGACGCATGGTACGTTGTGACATAACTGCATGCTCATGTTGCACATTGATTTCAGAATGTAACATGGGTTTCTCAGAATTCAGCTGGTTTTCACATGGACAAGAAGAAAATTCTCTTCCAGCATGATGAAAGTTGCCCAAATTCATATTGGTGTACCAATTCTCCGTAAACTGACTTGTGTACTGAACTGTATGCTGAGGCAATATGTAAGGAGCCTTTCCTTCCATAGTATCATCTCTTACTGAACTTCTCTCATAATCAGCATAAAACTTATTAACTTCTGTTGAGTTCAATGGATGACCAATCATTCCTCTGTCAGAAATGTTAATTGCTTCATCAGGCAACAGTGAGGCTATTGATCTTAAGTTAATGATTCTCCCAAGATCACAACTGTTAAGTTCACACTGCGATCGCGGTGATTTGGAATGGAGGTCTTGATTGTGCTTAAGAACAGCTTCTTCTCTTACATCACCAGGTATTTGGAGATCAGAAGTTGCATTCTCCGTATGCTCAAGATCAGGCACCTCTGAACCAGAAATGAATGCGCCATTAAAATCGGGAATACATGGGAGCGTGCGATTCAGATCAATCAAGTTAATTGGGTCCTTTGCACCACTTGATTCAGAAGTCCATCTGTCGTATATATCCCTACCTGAGGCTTCCTTGTTCTCATGAGAACTAATTTTTGCAGATACTAATCTGTCAGCTTCATTAGACTTGTCTGAGTACACATTGCAGTGGTTTTGCAGTTGGGGTAACGTGGAACTTAGCTTGTTTCTAATATGTATGTCATCCACCCCTGAGAATGTAACATGCTTCCCCAACTTGTGGCTTAGCTCTATGGCTTCTGACCCTTTCAGATTGCTGCATTTCTCCTTGTTGATGCTGACAGTGAAAGAGGAGCGCTTTGTATGCTTTCTCAGAATGCTGTTCTTCGGGACCTTAGCAGAGTTCTCTGGCTTCCATATTTCAAAATCATACATCTTCATATTCTCGATGTTGATGTGTTTTTGTCTTTCATGTACCTGAAATGTCTGGGGAGAAGGAGGATGTAACTTGTTTACTGAAACCTGGAAAGTTGCACGACCATGAGGGTTAAGTCATATATGCAGATTAAATAATTGCAACATAGTCACTATATCTTTATATATGGTATCTATCACTGCATCATTACACAGCATAAACTTAAAAACTGCATGGACGGACAGACTTGGTTGTTTTGGTCACTATAATTAGGTCAGGAAATATTACAATGATGCAATCACTTGGAAGTCCCTTTTCAATCTTGTCGGATTGTCAGAATTGCCTATTCACTTGAAACTTTAAAATGTAGCACTATATTTATAAGGCAAAATTTTCTACAGAACATCGAAAGATTGCGGTCTTTGCTGTAAGACACCCAAAGATCGTGTATTTACTCATGGACACCCtaaaaaagtggtaattagctggTGGACACCAgtcgcattattttattattttcgatGAAAACGGAGAGAGAAATTTTGGTTTAAGACAAGTTTACCCATGGACCCACTTGTCAATCTCTTTTTCTccgttcttcttcctctctttctctgttcttCTTCGACAGCAACGCGACGCTTTTGCCGAGCGGAACGCTGGAGTGCTGCGTCGACCACCAGCACGTTCTCAACCTCAACCCCCTGTGCAAGCCCAGCGAGGTCGCCTACACCCTCATCCCAACAGTGTTCTACTTCGAGTTCCTCCTCATCAACTCCGGCAACGACGTCGCCACCCCGGAGCCCGACCACTGTGACCTCGTCGACGTCAAGCTCGGACACGAGTACGAGCTCGTCGTCACCACCTACTCCGGCCTGTACCGCTACTGCGTGGGCGACGTGCTGTGTGTGGCCAGGTTCAAGAACGCGGCGCCGATGTTCACCTTCGACAGCCTCCTCGGTCTCGGTGGCACGCCGGAGTTGCTCGTGTCGGAGACAGGAGACGTCCTCCCAATTCGGCGGGCCCTTCTCGTACTGCCTCTcgccgacgagcggcggcaCTGGGTTCCTCGCCCTCGGCGCGCCCAACGGTAGCAACACAGCAGCCGGCTTCTCGTTCACGCCGATGCGCTGCATCCCCTCGGTGCCGACGTTCTACGTCATGACGCTCACCGGCATCAGCGTCGGCGGGGCACCGCTCGCCATCCCGCCGTCGGCGTTCTCGAGCGGCATGGTCATCGACTCTGGCACGCTCATCACAGGGCTCCTGACGACGGCCTACGCGGCGGTCACGGCAGCgtcggacgcggcggcgacatcGGACCTCCTCCACGACCTCACCCCGGAGAGCTACGTCAACGACACCGCGCTTCGGCAGAAGGCGGAGGATGACCACGGCATTGGTTtactcggcggcgacgatgatTTGCCCACCTTCGACCGCCTCTGGAAGTATGGAAGTATTGTTGTGGCTACGCCGGCGTgtcgctcgccgcggcgcgcgcgctcgtCGACGGCGCCTTCGAAATCACCATCAACTGGTCCGGCGGCATGCACCACGCGTCCGCGTGCAAGGCCAGTGGCTTCTGCTACATCAACAACACCCTAATCGCTATCAATGAGCTCCTGCCGTATCCCTGCCGGCCCGGTCGccattgcgccgccgccgagctccccgAGAGCTCGGTGCCACCGTGCATCGCCGCGCCATGCGCCGGGATGCCGCCGTGCATCCTCGTTGTCGGTGGTGAACCCCGGCgatgcgccgccgccccgccgtggCCGAGCTATCTCGGCTCAGGCCGGCCGCGCGTGTCGCGCCTCTGCTCGGCTcagcgaggaagaagaaggggaaaagaaagaaaagagagcaggggtattttggtacttacacaactctttccctctccattttgaccggaaataataaaataatgggagaagtgtccagcagctaattaccacttttttacaGTGTCCACAAAAAGATTCACGATCTTTgggtgtctcacagcaaagaCCGCAATCTttcagtgtcctgtagcaaattttgcctatttATAACCAGGTTTTTTTTATGCCATTTTCAGCAATAGAGTTAGAAGCTTAGTTCTGCTTGTCATGCAAACTAAGTGAGCTCAATTTGAGTCAATTTTCAGAATGGACTAGGAAGTGGATTCATACAAAGTTCCTCCTGTAAATTTTCTGCAACTTCTATTGTAATGTACCTAAGTAGTCAGATCAGCCGGTCCCATTGTTTCATTGAGAGAAAAAAACTGAAACTGATCAATATCTATTTCCTAGGACACTTACATTGCACAATTTATTAATAGAATCTTGTTTAATTGCTTCTTATACTTCCTTCACGTGGGATGGATGCATTCTAGGACTCCCAAAGAGAAACAATGAAGAATCAAGTTTGCATGAATCCAGAGAGCTCCAAAAATGAAGTCCAGTCCAATACATGTTTTTCCGGGTGCAGAAATGCTCTCAAATAAAAACAGTGACAACTACAAAGTTGTCAATCTTGTCAATAACATAAGTTATACTACTCATTTGCTAAATCTGGATTAATGATGCTATAACCGCTAGATAATACAGGGAGATGTATCATGTAGGCACTGTTCAATCTGAGATGTATGTATACCTGGATATCcacatacatctcagatccaaaAGTCCAATGAATGAGAAAATCAAGAAATTTACCCACCGGGAAATACCCCCAATGGAGCTGTTCAGATAAAATGGGTGAAGACTCATGATGACCTCTTCGGTCTTTAGACTTCGCCCATTTACATGCGCTAGCCACTAGCATTTGGGCCTAAAGCACAGCTGCACCTATATATAAGCCACAACTGGCCCATCACCGCTCTAGAGCTCCTTCAGCCAGTACAACAAATGGCCCATCAACTCCATTACCTGCCACCGATTCCGAAGACCATTTCTATAGTAGTGACGTTGGCACAGTCTAATACACACCGTTGGCCACAAATGTTTTCTAGTTATATTATATGTTAAAAAAAGTTGTTGAACACACAATGACATGGGAACGCTTTTACAgattattatatatatgctGTTCATCCACATGGATAAATTCAGGTATTTCTATAAATAAATATGAGtaataaaaaattttgaaaggTTGACTGCATGGAAGGACTAGTGCTTCACACACTAACCCACTTATTGGAATTGTTGCATATATTGTTTATAGATATGCCCAGCTCACTTTCCTCTAGACTCGCTTTTAGTATCTAAAAAGCGAcaatactgttttatttagccaacTGCAAGAGATTTCTCATTTAAGCCAATAACTTGAAAATTTAATGCATGGAGTGTCCACATATCCCCTCCATTTTGTAGTTACTCATCGTTTATTACATTGACAATCTCTCCAatataatacatatatgtaccattacttttaataattatattttataatattattaatTGCATGGAAGTTTTTTTTATGACAAATCTATTATGCCATTTTTACATATcaaattttaacaatttaatatattAGTGTGTTAAAGATTTCAAGTGTTACATTgcaacattataaaacaatacCAAAAAAAGAATGAATGGTGGGTACTTACCAACTCATTTGCTTATAAGACACCACCAAATTTGGAGTGAAGGTCTCACTGATATGCGGGTCCATAGATCCTCAGGCCCATATGTCACTGAGCAGTACTGTAGAGGATCTAAATTGCCAAATTTAGAATTCTTTTTCATCGCTTTCTATTTTTCAGCGTCGCCTTTAACTTAAATTGTTAAGAGTACCAAGTGTAAAAATCTGACCCcaaaattattattttctacTTCAGTCATGTGTCTATATTTTGTACTCCATACCTCTCTATTTATATGCCTTCCTCTAATCCTCTGTATGTAAAAATAGGGAGAGAATCCCTATGGAAATGGCCAAATGGGTACTTAGCTAGAAGCATTCTATGATCAAGGGACTCTCCACTAAAAAGATTTAAAGATgaaataaaacaagaaaaataaaacaattaatGCTACTCAcaagtgtactccctccgtccaaaaaaaaaaaagacaaactctgaatttccgtatccaacgtttaaccgtccgtattatttaaaaaaaatatgaaaaaaattaaaaagacaagttacacataaagtattaatcatgttttatcatctaacaacaatgaaaatactaattataaaaaaaaattcatataaaacggatagtcaaacattggacacggaaatttaGGGAGCAGTAACTCTTCGATCAAGATGCATTACAGCAAAGGTACGCATGCACACTAGTACCAATGAAGACTAGGACTGCTACTTGTCATGTACAGCTACTGCCTTCTGTCCTATCATCCATCAGTATTACACGCAGCTAGCGCCACGTTAGTACGACTCTGCAGAGTGCCACTGTGAACTTAATTCGATCGATTCCTCTCCTCTACTGTGAACAAGGAGTAATTATAATTAATTCGAGGAGTACTATCTAGGAGTATCGATCTCCTGCAAACTAAATACAGGAGTACTACTATTAAGCATGGAATAATAATGGCAGCAATTAAGTATTTATGCTCCTGTACGATCCAAGAACTTAACACGTTATTCACTGCAT
This window encodes:
- the LOC4338068 gene encoding uncharacterized protein isoform X3 — encoded protein: MKMYDFEIWKPENSAKVPKNSILRKHTKRSSFTVSINKEKCSNLKGSEAIELSHKLGKHVTFSGVDDIHIRNKLSSTLPQLQNHCNVYSDKSNEADRLVSAKISSHENKEASGRDIYDRWTSESSGAKDPINLIDLNRTLPCIPDFNGAFISGSEVPDLEHTENATSDLQIPGDVREEAVLKHNQDLHSKSPRSQCELNSCDLGRIINLRSIASLLPDEAINISDRGMIGHPLNSTEVNKFYADYERSSVRDDTMEGKAPYILPQHTVQYTSQFTENWYTNMNLGNFHHAGREFSSCPCENQLNSEKPMLHSEINVQHEHAVMSQRTMRLMGKDLTVSTTGGKCIGETAKVHVNSSVSCHHTTNIFLELPRQGHPFLSLQSRSFSNIQVDAPSTSHDYVGYKMHNLKRRFPEADVFSGNGIECEDRLRDFSYLHCGQNALAGFSPQGGKYNTRSDQNSLSATTFLPTFIPHAKQSAVYRANSTWKHNPYPANLLVHPPDGTNFRKDQNQIIRGVAEIPSSVNTMSRDTVWKTRKIDVDNSNISSGVRYISRSGPVKLRPGAKHVLEPRQDTDDGNYPPMYSCVPFFVIRRGGNILSGQTKSHRKV
- the LOC4338068 gene encoding uncharacterized protein isoform X1; translation: MAPSFSIREYAASMRGTAASRHPALSAAGDFPPMPIRRFRWWVDELHAAVSRRRRRRSSPAAAAAVARKNSKRSVSDLFAATGEAPAMDSRRRKKPRSQEDDDGVEKMKKKGIFISSTPNAPKVSVNKLHPPSPQTFQVHERQKHINIENMKMYDFEIWKPENSAKVPKNSILRKHTKRSSFTVSINKEKCSNLKGSEAIELSHKLGKHVTFSGVDDIHIRNKLSSTLPQLQNHCNVYSDKSNEADRLVSAKISSHENKEASGRDIYDRWTSESSGAKDPINLIDLNRTLPCIPDFNGAFISGSEVPDLEHTENATSDLQIPGDVREEAVLKHNQDLHSKSPRSQCELNSCDLGRIINLRSIASLLPDEAINISDRGMIGHPLNSTEVNKFYADYERSSVRDDTMEGKAPYILPQHTVQYTSQFTENWYTNMNLGNFHHAGREFSSCPCENQLNSEKPMLHSEINVQHEHAVMSQRTMRLMGKDLTVSTTGGKCIGETAKVHVNSSVSCHHTTNIFLELPRQGHPFLSLQSRSFSNIQVDAPSTSHDYVGYKMHNLKRRFPEADVFSGNGIECEDRLRDFSYLHCGQNALAGFSPQGGKYNTRSDQNSLSATTFLPTFIPHAKQSAVYRANSTWKHNPYPANLLVHPPDGTNFRKDQNQIIRGVAEIPSSVNTMSRDTVWKTRKIDVDNSNISSGVRYISRSGPVKLRPGAKHVLEPRQDTDDGNYPPMYSCVPFFVIRRGGNILSGQTKSHRKV
- the LOC4338068 gene encoding uncharacterized protein isoform X2, which gives rise to MAPSFSIREYAASMRGTAASRHPALSAAGDFPPMPIRRFRWWVDELHAAVSRRRRRRSSPAAAAAVARKNSKRSVSDLFAATGEAPAMDSRRRKKPRSQEDDDGVEKMKKKGIFISSTPNAPKTFQVHERQKHINIENMKMYDFEIWKPENSAKVPKNSILRKHTKRSSFTVSINKEKCSNLKGSEAIELSHKLGKHVTFSGVDDIHIRNKLSSTLPQLQNHCNVYSDKSNEADRLVSAKISSHENKEASGRDIYDRWTSESSGAKDPINLIDLNRTLPCIPDFNGAFISGSEVPDLEHTENATSDLQIPGDVREEAVLKHNQDLHSKSPRSQCELNSCDLGRIINLRSIASLLPDEAINISDRGMIGHPLNSTEVNKFYADYERSSVRDDTMEGKAPYILPQHTVQYTSQFTENWYTNMNLGNFHHAGREFSSCPCENQLNSEKPMLHSEINVQHEHAVMSQRTMRLMGKDLTVSTTGGKCIGETAKVHVNSSVSCHHTTNIFLELPRQGHPFLSLQSRSFSNIQVDAPSTSHDYVGYKMHNLKRRFPEADVFSGNGIECEDRLRDFSYLHCGQNALAGFSPQGGKYNTRSDQNSLSATTFLPTFIPHAKQSAVYRANSTWKHNPYPANLLVHPPDGTNFRKDQNQIIRGVAEIPSSVNTMSRDTVWKTRKIDVDNSNISSGVRYISRSGPVKLRPGAKHVLEPRQDTDDGNYPPMYSCVPFFVIRRGGNILSGQTKSHRKV